CTACCTGCTGTTCCGATCACTGGAAGTCATTCAGGATGGCTCGGCGCTGGTCAGTGTGCGGCGCGTATGCGGCATTCCTGTGTCCCGCCGGCGACTGGAAAAGCACAGCATCGACCGCTTGCACAAGCATTCATCGATGCAGTCACAATCCGGCGGCAAACACGTTGTCTACTATTCCGTGTACGCACTCGATTACGCTGGCGAAAAGCTGCTGCTGGGCGAAGGTTTCAAGGGCCAGAGCGAAGCGACAGCGGCCATGGATTTCATCAGCCGTGAGTTTCAGTTACCGGCAAAACACCGGGCAACAGCTGACACCAACAGCCCGTCGACCGATGACAGCAATCTGTTGACCGACAACTACTGATTGTCCGCTTACTCGTATTCCAGCGCCTGCGCTTTGCCGCTAAACACGCGGTAGGAAAATACCGAGTAGGCGATGATGACTGGCAACACGATCGCGGTTCCAACGAACATGAACATCAGTGATGCCGGCGCGCTGGCCGCTTCCCAGATCGTCAAACGATCCAGCACGAGGTAGGGAAACAAGCTGTACGCGAGGCCGTGAAATGCCAGCAGGAAGATGCCTACCGTGGTCACGAACGGCACCCATTCACCGTACTGATTGTTGTCGGCCAGACGTACCGGGAGCCGCCTCAATGTCCGATGCAGGATAAAGAACAGTGCTGCGGTCATCGCGGGGATAGGCCATAGCACCAGCATGTTTTCGATGCCAAACCACTTCTCGTACACACGCTCGCTGACCAGTGGCGTTGTAATGGATACGGCGGCCACACCAACAGCCAGCAACAACAATGCACGTTGCCCCCAACGCACGGCTTTCAACTGCAGCTCGTCGATCGTCTTTATGATGAGCCAGGTTGCACCGAGCAGGGTGTAGCCAGACGCGAGGCAGAGACCGATCAGAACAGGGAACAAATAACTCCAGGCGCCGTGATCGAAACCGGTCACTACGCGGCCGAGCATGTAGCCTTGTGCTAAAGAGGTGATGAGCGAACCCGCAAAAAAGGCTTTGTTCCAGGTGTCTTTGTGATCGGCATGCGCTTTGACCCGGAAGTCAAAGGCAACACCGCGCAAGGTAATACCGAGCAGCATCAGCGCTACTGGCAAATACAGTTCGCCGAGAATAATGCCGTGGGCGCGCGGAAAGGCGACCAGCAGGATACCGATACCGAGGACCAGCCAGGTTTCGTTGGCATCCCAGAATGGGCCGATGGACGCGATCATGCGGTCCTTCTGTTCTTCAGACGCGAACGGAATCAGCAGTCCGACCCCCAAATCAAAGCCGTCGAGGATGACGTAAGCCAGGATCGACAAACCCATCACCAGCATGAAGGCCAGTGGCAACCAGCCGGCGGGCTGGCTGAGGTCAGGAATCAATTCATGCATGATCGGCCTCCGGCGAGGTTGACTCGTGGGTCAGCGGCGACGTGCCGTAGGCACGGGGTGCTGACTTCTTGGTTGTACCGAGCCCTGCCTGACGCGCAAGGTAGAAGACGACCGAGACATAGGCGTAAATCAGCACCGCATACATGACGAGGTAAGCGATCAGCGTGGCACCGATGCTCGTGGCTGGCACACTCGTGACAGCATCCTCGGTCCGCAAAATTCCGGCGACGAGGAAGGGCTGCCGGCCGATCTCCGTCGTGTACCAGCCGCTTAACACCGCTAGCCAGCCGGAGAAGGTCATCCAGATGAGTCCGCGGGTCAGCGCCGGTCCGGGCTCGCCACGCCTGAACATCGCGAACGTGCCCAGCCACGACATCAGCAGCATGAGCAAACCCGTGGCAACCATGATCCGAAACGCCCAGAACACCGGACCGACGGGCGGATGTGCATCGGGGAACGCATCAATGCCCTGTACCTCGCCGTCAAGATCGTGAGTCAGGATCAGGGAGGCGAGTTTCGGCACGGTGACCGCCAGCTTGTTGCTTTGCGTAGTCGCATCAGGAATCGCGAACAGTACGAGCGGTGCGCCTTTCCGGGTTTCCCACAAGCCTTCCATTGCCGCCACCTTGGCCGGCTGATGCTCCAGCGTGTTCAGTCCGTGCAAATCGCCGATAACGATCTGCATCGGGGCCAGGACTGCAGCGAGGTACAAACCGGTGCGCAGCGCGGCTTTGACAGCCGGCGTGCGGTCACCGCGTCGCCAGCGATAGGCCGACAAACCTGCCAACAGGAAGCTGGCGGTCAGGAATGAGGCCGTGACGGTGTGCAGAAGGCGGTAGCCAAACGAAGGATTGAAAATTGCTTCCCACCAACTCGTCACGTGTGCGGCGCCATCGATCATCTCGAAGCCGGCCGGTGTTTGCATCCACGAGTTCAGGGCCAGTATCCAGAATGCCGACACGCTGGTACCGATTGCGACCAGCGCGGTGGCGATGGTATGGACCCGGTTACTGACCCGCTTGAAGCCAAACAGCATGATGCCGAGAAAGGTCGCTTCGAGAAAAAACGCGGTGAGCACTTCGTAGGCGAGTAACGGGCCCGCAATATTGCCAACCGTTTCCATGTAGCCCGGCCAGTTGGTACCGAACTGGAAACTCATCGTAATGCCGCTGACCACACCGAGCGCGAAACTCAAGGCAAACACTTTCACCCACAGGCGGTAGGCATTGATCCATTGACTGTCACCACTACGGTCGTACTGGATTTTGAAAAACAGCAAGACCCAGGCGAGCGCGATGGTGATCATGGGAAACAGGATATGGAAACTGATATTTACCGCGAACTGGATGCGCGACAACAACAGCGGATCAAATGTACTCACGTTCTGCCCTCCCTGGCACGAATCAGGATGCGGCGGAGGCCGCCGGTTTAGCACGCACGCCGACCAGCTTCTTGACGCCACCGCCCAGTTTCATCAGTTTTACAACCGTTGCACGGTCTAGATCGCTCAACTCGTTCATCCAGCCGGTCACCAGCTCCATCAGGTCCAGCATGTCTTGCATGCGATGCCTTGCGTACTCATCGCTCGGTTTGACCGTCGATTCCATCAGCGCATCGCGCAGCATGCTCATCGTCGGGTCGATTTCCCGTTTGCGACGCTCCTCAACCAGCGTCTGCAGTATTTGCCAGATATCTTCCGGAGCGGAAAAGTATTCGCGCCGGTCGCCCGGCAAGTGCCGCAAGCGCACGAGGCGCCAGGATTGCAGCTCCTTCAGGCCCATGCTGACGTTGGAACGCGACATGCCGAGTGCGCCCGTGATGTCGTCCGCGTTCAACGGGGATTCGCTCACGTACAACAGGGCGTAGATCTGGCCGACCGTTCGGTTGATGCCCCAGCGACTGCCCATTTCGCCAAAATGCAGGATGAAAGCTTGCTGGTAGCGGGTCGGGGTCATCTCATTTCCTGCAATTTCAAGAATTCCTGAAATTATAAGAATAAGCTGACTCCGTGTCACCCCCACCCCGGTAAATGGTGCGGTGCCCTGGCGGCACCAGGACACAAATACCAAGCCCGACAGGCGAGTATCAACGCCGCTGCCGGGGTAGTATCGCTTACCGGTGGCTGGCAGGAATTGCTTGCTGTTCAAACCATGGCGGGAGCACAAATGACTTACCGAATGACGATCAGGGCGACGTTGGCGGCATGGCTACTGGCCAGCATGCTGACCGCCTGCGGGGAATCCGGGGAAGCACTGACGGAGGCATCGACAGACTCGCTGTTGATACACAATGCATCCATTGTCGATGGCAGCGGCAAAGCCGCATACACCGCGGACCTCAGAATCAGCGGTGAGCGCATCCTCGCCGTGGGCACCCTCGACCGCCTGCCGGGCGAAACCGTGCTGGATGCCGGCGGACTGGTACTGGCGCCGGGTTTCATCGATACCCACAGCCACGCCGACAGCGACATCTTCGAACACCCGGACGCGCTGGCCGCCATCAGTCAGGGCATAACGACCGTGGTCGTCGGCCAGGACGGCGGCTCGCCCTATCCGCTGGCGGACTTCGTGGCGCGACTGGAAGCCACCGGCACCAGCCTGAATTTTGCGAGTTACATCGGGCACAACACCGTCCGCGAAGAAATCATGGGTGACGATTTCCGGCGCGTGGCCACTGCAGACGAGATAGCAGCGATGCGCGACTTGCTGCTTGAGGAATACGCGAACGGCGCGATCGGACTGGCGACAGGCCTGGAATACGACCCCGGCATTTACTCTGACAGCAACGAAGTGCTGGCGCTTGCGCAGGCCGTTGCTGATGCCGGTGGTCGCTATATCAGCCACATGCGCAGCGAAGACCGCTGGCTGCATGAAGCCGTGGACGAAATCATCAGCATCGGCCGCGAGACCGGCATGCCGGTGCAAATCTCGCATTTCAAACTGGCGATGAAAAGCTTGTGGGGCAGCGCGCCTGAGGTATTGGCGAAGTTGAATGCGGCGCGCGCGGAAGGCATCGATATCACCGCGGACATTTACCCCTACGAGTTCTGGCAATCAAACATGATGGTGCTGTTGCCCGAACGCGACCCGACCGATCGCGAAGCAGTGGGTTTTGCACTCGCCGAGCTGGCACCGCCGGATGGCATCTGGCTGACAGACTTTCAGCCGCAACCGGAATACGTCGGCAAGACGCTGACCGAGATTGCCGCGATTCGCGAGACGGATGCCGTATCAACCTATTCGCAGCTCGTGCAGGAATCACAGGCGATGTCAGAGCAAACCGGCCGTGGCGCAGACTCCATCATCGGCACCAGCATGACGGATTCCGATATCGGACAGCTGCTGTCCTGGGAACACACCAACATCTGCACCGACGGCGGCCTCGTTGATCTGCACCCGCGCGCAACCGGCTCGTTTCCGCGCATTCTGGCGCGCTACGTTCGTGAACAAAAACTGCTGAGCATTGAAACCGCTATACGCAAGATGAGCGGTCTTGCCGCCGACCACATGGGCATGCGGGAACGCGGCTATATCCGTCCCGGCATGGTGGCGGACCTGGTGCTGTTCAATGCCGACACCGTCACGGATCGGGCAACGCCAGCGGAACCTGATGCGCTTTCCGAGGGCATCGTTGCGGTCTGGGTTGCCGGCGAGCAAGTGTATGCAGACGGACAGGCACTGGCTGCCCGCCCTGGTCGTTTCCTGAAGTACGCGCCGTAACGTTCCCCCCGGCCGCAAAGCGAAAAAAAGGGCCACCTGCTCGCGCGGGTGGCCCTTCGGTTTTCTACTTAGACCAGTTAGTCGAAGCGTTTGCCGAAGCGTATCCCGAACGACCTTGGCCGGTTGGTGTACGTCCGGGAATCAAGCGCCCCGCCGTAGCTCGGTATCGAGATGTCGATCTGCGCACGTTCGTCTGTCACGTTGTTCAGGAACAGATCAACGTTCCAGTCTTCGCCCTGAATACCGGCGGACAGATTAACCAGCGTGTAAGCCGCCTGTTTCACCCGCAATGCCGTTTCCAGATCGTTCCAGCTTGAGCCGGTGTACGATGCCGCTGCCTGCAAATAGCCTGGGAAACCCAGCATGTCCACATCGTAGCGGGCGATGGATGTCATCTGCACTTTCGGCACGTACGGCATTTCCTGACCGGTTGGTGCTCGCGGCGGCAGCCCGTCGTCGCGGTCTTCGCTGGTCTGCCAGTACGGCTCTTCCAGCTCGGCCTTGTTGAAGGAACCCGCGAACGACAAATTGAGCCGGTCCGTCGCCAGCCATGTCAGGTCAAACTCCGTACCGTAGGTACGTGCCTGGCCAACGTTGCCGATGATGGTCAGGTTGGAGATCGAGAAGTCCAGGAACGCGTACTGGAAGTTCTCCCAGTCCAGCATGTAGGCCGCACCGTTGAACCGTACCCGGCCGTCAAGCAGGGTCGTTTTCCAGCCGATCTCGTGGTTGTAGACCCAGTCGGGCGCGTACTTTGGAATGCCCGGCACGCGCGCCCGGTTGACGCCGCCAGAGCGGAAGCCTTCCGAGTACGTTGCGTACAACATGGCATCGTCATTCAGACGGTAGTCCAGCGTGATCTTGTAGCTCTCGCCGTCACCCTTTGTCGAATCATCAAGAATTCGCGTGTCGAAACACGGGTACTGCACGGTGCCGTTGACCCGGTCTTCCGTGAAGTTGCCGTTGGAATCGTAGGTGCCGGTGCAATGGCCGATAAAGCCATTGAAGCCGTACAAGCGGTTGTCGTATTTGAAATGCCGGATGCCCGCGGTGACGCTCAACTGGTCCGTGAAGTCGTAGCCAAACTGACCGAAGTACGCTTCATCCCGGTCGGTGCGGACCTGATAGGTTTGCCACACAGTGTTGCCGCCTTCGATAACCGAGTTGGCAGAATTCATATCCGGAACAATCCACTGCAGATCGAAGTTATGCACCTGCTTCTGCGAGAAGGCACCGACGATCCAGTGAAAATCGCTGTCGCCCGTGGACTGCAGGCGTATTTCGTGACTCAGACGGGAAAAGGTCTCGTCGCCGTGAATGTACTGTGACGGATCGGCACAACCGCCCATTGCATCATAGTGGTAGCAGTCGTAACCCCAACCGGCGTAGAGATCTTCCAGGTATTCCGCATAGCCGGTGTAGTCGGAGGTGCTGTCCACGTTGCGATCCAGGTGTGATACCGCGTAGACAAGGTTCAGGCTGTCGGTCAGCTCGCCTTCAATGGTCAGTGCTGATTGCAACCAGTCTTCGTCCTGCCCGTCTTCGAAAAACCGCACGGCATTGAGATCACCAAAGTCTTCCGGGTCATGCGCCCAGACACCGTTGGACTCCTGCTCCTGGTACATCAACCCTGGGGTGACCGTCCAGCGGTCATTGAGATCGATTTTCAGCAGCGCACGACCACCGGTCGTGATGACGTTGTTGAAGTCGTCTTCCACCAGGTCCGCGTTATCAACCGAGATACCGCTGGCCGCGTAGGTGATGGCGCCCGGGATATTGTCGATGTAGCCGCCCTGCGATTCACGCCAGCCGACCAGACGCAATGCCGCACGGTCGGAAATCGGCACGTTCACCATGCCCTCGAGGGTGTAGCCCAGATCGCCGTTCTTGACGGTATCCACGCCGATGTCGTAGCTGCCCTGGAATTCTTCCATGACCGGTTCGTTGCTGATGATGCGCAGTGTGCCGGCCTGGCTGCCCTGACCAAACAAGGTGCCTTGCGGGCCCGCCAGGGTTTCGATACGTGCGATGTCGTAGATATGCACGTCAAGGATCTGACCGATGGTCGTGACCGGTTGCTCGTCCAGATAAACGCCGACACTCGGCATGGAACCGGAATGCACGCCGTCACCGCCGCTGGATATGCCGCGCATGTACAGAATGCCGTAGCCGGGACCCGCTGAGGTGTAGGAGACCGACGGCAGAAATTCGATGTAGTCCTCGAAGCCGTTGACGTTAAGTTGCTCGAGTTGGGTATTGCCCAGCACTTGCACAGATACCGGCACGTCCTGCAGGTTTTCTGTGCGTTTCTGTGCGGTGACGACGATTTCTTCAAGCGCTCTGCCTTGTTGAGACTCCTGCGCCACGGCCGGCGTTGCCACCGCCGCCATCAACGCCGAACCGGTCAGAGCTGCCGAGATCGCAAGCGCTAGCGGCTTCTTTCGATATTCCTGCATGGTCTTTCCCCCAATCAAATGATTGTCATTCAGTATTCGTCAGCTACAGGTAATGTGCCTTTAGTATTGCTCTGTTTCCGGCAGGCCACTATTACGACTGCAGCGTTGTGATTTCGCAACCGTGACCATCATAATAGCAACGACGCTCTGCAGGAAACTTATTGTCGGCCAATAGTATGTACCTATCCGTACATCGTTTCCGGCTATGACGTGTTACTTGAGTATTCGTTGCCAAAAACACACAAAAAGTTCCCTGCGTTACGATCACCCTATGAAATATCGCCCGGAAGCCGCCCATGCCCAGTGCCACACCCAACCCAGTGAATGACCTGCCCGCCGCCCTGCGCCTTGCCGTCGACACGTTGCAACGCAACCCGCAGGAGGCACTGGTACAAGCGGAACAGATAGCGTCTGCACACCCGGGTTCGGTGGCCGCATTAAAAATTAAGGGAGTCTCCCTGCGCTTGCTGGGTGAGCCGTTGAAAGCGCTGGAGGTCATCGAGCCGATCTGCGCACAAGAGCAGGAGTCGGCGGATCTCCTGCACGAACTGGGCTTGTGCCTCGGCGCGGCCGGACGTGGCGACGAAGCGATTGCCGTGCTGCAGCGCGCTGTCACGCTGGACGAAACGCATGCCGGTGCCTGGCGCACGCTCGGTGATCAATTCAGCGCCGCCAACAACAAGAGTGCGGCGGAAAGCGCTTACGAGCGGCACCTGGCATTGTCCAGTCGCCACCCCGAACTGGTCGAAGCCGCACGCTTTCTGCGCGCGGGTAATATCCCCAAGGCAGAACAGCTCACCCGCGATGTACTGAAGAAGGACCCGGTCGATGTCGTCGCTATCCGCATGCTCGCGACCATCGGCATCCGGATTGGGCAGTTCGACGACGCCTGCAAACTACTGGAACGCTGTCTGCAGCTCGCGCCCGGCTTCCACATGGCCCGCCAGAATTATGCGCTGGCGCTGTTTCGTCGCAACGAACTCGACGAAGCGCTTGAGCAGGTCAACAAGCTGCTGATCGCGGAACCGAACAACCCGAATTACCTGATCCTGAAAGGCACGATTCTGGTGCGACGCGGCGATCACGAACCCGCGCTCGAATTGTACGAACGCATACTCAAGGACTACCCGAACCAGTCCGCGGTGCACATGAACTACGGCCACACGCTGAAATCCGTGGGCCGCCTGGACGAAGGCATACGCGCCTACCGGAAGAGCATTGAACTGAGCCCGAGTGCTGGCGAAGCTTACTGGAGTCTGGCAAACCTCAAGACTTTCCGCTTCAGCGATGACGACATTCACGCCATGGAGGCGCAGATTAGTAAGGATGGCGATCCTGTCGAACAAGCACACCTGTCGTTTGCACTCGGCAAGGCCTATGAGGATCGCAAAGAATACGATGCGGCGTTCAATGCCTACCATCGCGGCAATGCCGTGCGCGGTGAGCAACAACGCTTCGATCCCAAGATCAACGTGGTCAACACGGCGCGCCAGATCAGAACCCTGACCCGCGAATTTTTTGCCGAGCGCGAGGGCTGGGGCTCCTTGGCAGCGGACCCGATATTTATCGTCGGCTTGCCACGCGCCGGGTCAACCCTGCTCGAACAAATTCTGGCCAGCCACAGCCAGGTGGAAGGCACAGCGGAATTGCCGGACATCATAGGCATTTCCCGTGTACTGGGGGAGAAGTCCCGCAAGAACCCGGCTTCTTACTACCCGGAAATTCTCGCGAAGCTCGACCGCCAAAAGGTTCAGGAGCTGGGCGATGGCTACATCAGCAGCACGTCCGTGCAACGTCATGGCACGCCGTTTTTCATCGACAAGATGCCGAACAACTTTCAGCACATCGGGCTGATTCATTTGATCCTGCCGAACGCAAAGATCATTGATGCCCGGCGGCACCCGATGGCCGGCTGCTTCTCCTGCTACAAGCAATTGTTCGCGCGCGGCCAGACGTTCACCTATGACCTGACTACGCTGGGCCGCTACTACCGCGATTACGTCAGCCTGATGGATCACTGGGATGCGGTACTACCAGGACGGGTACACCGCGTGCAATACGAGGACATGGTCGCGGACAGCGAGCAGCAGATTCGCAATCTGCTCGACTATTGCGGGCTGCCGTTCGAAGAGCAATGCCTGCAGTTCTACAAGACGGAACGCGTGGTGCGCACGCCGAGCTCAGAGCAGGTCCGGCAACCCATTTACAAAGACGGTCTGGAGCAATGGCGGCACTTTGAACAGCACCTCGAGCCGCTGAAAGCAGCGCTCGGCCCCGTGCTCGAGCGCTACCCCATCGATTGAACCGGGTCTAGTTGCGCACCCGCTCCAGCAACTTGACCGGCACGCGCGTGCCGTAGTCGGTTGCGCCGGCGAGCCGCGAGAAATACCAGTGACTGAGTTCGGTAATTTGCCGGATGCTGTCGTTGATTTCGGCGGTATCACCGTAGTTGCCCATCATCGCCAGTGCGTACGGGCGACCTTCCAGATCCACAACACCCCATGAGGTTGCTACACCGGCAATGGAGCCGGTTTTCTGCAACACACGAATGCCATTGGGCGTGCCTGCCTGAATCGGCCCCGCGTGTCGAATGGCCAGTATGGCCTGCATCTCGGCACAGGCTTCGCCGCTGATCGGCAAATCGCAGCGCAGTATCCGCTGCATCAGTTTCGCGGCCGAGGTCGGGGTGGCGATATTTTCGTTGCCGCGGGCACTTTGCTCCTGGCGGATCATCCGGCGCTGCAAACGAATATCGCCAAAACCGAGATCGGCCATCACGGCGTTGACGTTGTCCATGCCGGTTTGCTCGATCAGGATATTCGTCGCCATGTTGTCGGAGACGGTGATCATCAGAATCGCGAGGTCGTGCAGCGAAAGTGCCGAGTCGCCATCACTGAAATGCGTCAGGTAACCGCTACCGCCAACCCGGTCTGCTTTGCGGATAGGCACTGACCGCGTCAGATCCATTTCGCCGCGTTCCTGGCGCACGT
The DNA window shown above is from Woeseia oceani and carries:
- a CDS encoding N-acyl-D-amino-acid deacylase family protein, with the translated sequence MTYRMTIRATLAAWLLASMLTACGESGEALTEASTDSLLIHNASIVDGSGKAAYTADLRISGERILAVGTLDRLPGETVLDAGGLVLAPGFIDTHSHADSDIFEHPDALAAISQGITTVVVGQDGGSPYPLADFVARLEATGTSLNFASYIGHNTVREEIMGDDFRRVATADEIAAMRDLLLEEYANGAIGLATGLEYDPGIYSDSNEVLALAQAVADAGGRYISHMRSEDRWLHEAVDEIISIGRETGMPVQISHFKLAMKSLWGSAPEVLAKLNAARAEGIDITADIYPYEFWQSNMMVLLPERDPTDREAVGFALAELAPPDGIWLTDFQPQPEYVGKTLTEIAAIRETDAVSTYSQLVQESQAMSEQTGRGADSIIGTSMTDSDIGQLLSWEHTNICTDGGLVDLHPRATGSFPRILARYVREQKLLSIETAIRKMSGLAADHMGMRERGYIRPGMVADLVLFNADTVTDRATPAEPDALSEGIVAVWVAGEQVYADGQALAARPGRFLKYAP
- a CDS encoding serine hydrolase; this encodes MIRSVCLVTALLLMATAGMAQEAHQEILANKFQQGIERIADDLPGVLGVAVVDIDGNRVFGVNESEIFPQGSAIKISILTAMYVRQERGEMDLTRSVPIRKADRVGGSGYLTHFSDGDSALSLHDLAILMITVSDNMATNILIEQTGMDNVNAVMADLGFGDIRLQRRMIRQEQSARGNENIATPTSAAKLMQRILRCDLPISGEACAEMQAILAIRHAGPIQAGTPNGIRVLQKTGSIAGVATSWGVVDLEGRPYALAMMGNYGDTAEINDSIRQITELSHWYFSRLAGATDYGTRVPVKLLERVRN
- a CDS encoding cytochrome ubiquinol oxidase subunit I, which translates into the protein MSTFDPLLLSRIQFAVNISFHILFPMITIALAWVLLFFKIQYDRSGDSQWINAYRLWVKVFALSFALGVVSGITMSFQFGTNWPGYMETVGNIAGPLLAYEVLTAFFLEATFLGIMLFGFKRVSNRVHTIATALVAIGTSVSAFWILALNSWMQTPAGFEMIDGAAHVTSWWEAIFNPSFGYRLLHTVTASFLTASFLLAGLSAYRWRRGDRTPAVKAALRTGLYLAAVLAPMQIVIGDLHGLNTLEHQPAKVAAMEGLWETRKGAPLVLFAIPDATTQSNKLAVTVPKLASLILTHDLDGEVQGIDAFPDAHPPVGPVFWAFRIMVATGLLMLLMSWLGTFAMFRRGEPGPALTRGLIWMTFSGWLAVLSGWYTTEIGRQPFLVAGILRTEDAVTSVPATSIGATLIAYLVMYAVLIYAYVSVVFYLARQAGLGTTKKSAPRAYGTSPLTHESTSPEADHA
- a CDS encoding tetratricopeptide repeat-containing sulfotransferase family protein, which translates into the protein MPSATPNPVNDLPAALRLAVDTLQRNPQEALVQAEQIASAHPGSVAALKIKGVSLRLLGEPLKALEVIEPICAQEQESADLLHELGLCLGAAGRGDEAIAVLQRAVTLDETHAGAWRTLGDQFSAANNKSAAESAYERHLALSSRHPELVEAARFLRAGNIPKAEQLTRDVLKKDPVDVVAIRMLATIGIRIGQFDDACKLLERCLQLAPGFHMARQNYALALFRRNELDEALEQVNKLLIAEPNNPNYLILKGTILVRRGDHEPALELYERILKDYPNQSAVHMNYGHTLKSVGRLDEGIRAYRKSIELSPSAGEAYWSLANLKTFRFSDDDIHAMEAQISKDGDPVEQAHLSFALGKAYEDRKEYDAAFNAYHRGNAVRGEQQRFDPKINVVNTARQIRTLTREFFAEREGWGSLAADPIFIVGLPRAGSTLLEQILASHSQVEGTAELPDIIGISRVLGEKSRKNPASYYPEILAKLDRQKVQELGDGYISSTSVQRHGTPFFIDKMPNNFQHIGLIHLILPNAKIIDARRHPMAGCFSCYKQLFARGQTFTYDLTTLGRYYRDYVSLMDHWDAVLPGRVHRVQYEDMVADSEQQIRNLLDYCGLPFEEQCLQFYKTERVVRTPSSEQVRQPIYKDGLEQWRHFEQHLEPLKAALGPVLERYPID
- a CDS encoding TonB-dependent receptor, whose translation is MQEYRKKPLALAISAALTGSALMAAVATPAVAQESQQGRALEEIVVTAQKRTENLQDVPVSVQVLGNTQLEQLNVNGFEDYIEFLPSVSYTSAGPGYGILYMRGISSGGDGVHSGSMPSVGVYLDEQPVTTIGQILDVHIYDIARIETLAGPQGTLFGQGSQAGTLRIISNEPVMEEFQGSYDIGVDTVKNGDLGYTLEGMVNVPISDRAALRLVGWRESQGGYIDNIPGAITYAASGISVDNADLVEDDFNNVITTGGRALLKIDLNDRWTVTPGLMYQEQESNGVWAHDPEDFGDLNAVRFFEDGQDEDWLQSALTIEGELTDSLNLVYAVSHLDRNVDSTSDYTGYAEYLEDLYAGWGYDCYHYDAMGGCADPSQYIHGDETFSRLSHEIRLQSTGDSDFHWIVGAFSQKQVHNFDLQWIVPDMNSANSVIEGGNTVWQTYQVRTDRDEAYFGQFGYDFTDQLSVTAGIRHFKYDNRLYGFNGFIGHCTGTYDSNGNFTEDRVNGTVQYPCFDTRILDDSTKGDGESYKITLDYRLNDDAMLYATYSEGFRSGGVNRARVPGIPKYAPDWVYNHEIGWKTTLLDGRVRFNGAAYMLDWENFQYAFLDFSISNLTIIGNVGQARTYGTEFDLTWLATDRLNLSFAGSFNKAELEEPYWQTSEDRDDGLPPRAPTGQEMPYVPKVQMTSIARYDVDMLGFPGYLQAAASYTGSSWNDLETALRVKQAAYTLVNLSAGIQGEDWNVDLFLNNVTDERAQIDISIPSYGGALDSRTYTNRPRSFGIRFGKRFD
- a CDS encoding cytochrome d ubiquinol oxidase subunit II encodes the protein MHELIPDLSQPAGWLPLAFMLVMGLSILAYVILDGFDLGVGLLIPFASEEQKDRMIASIGPFWDANETWLVLGIGILLVAFPRAHGIILGELYLPVALMLLGITLRGVAFDFRVKAHADHKDTWNKAFFAGSLITSLAQGYMLGRVVTGFDHGAWSYLFPVLIGLCLASGYTLLGATWLIIKTIDELQLKAVRWGQRALLLLAVGVAAVSITTPLVSERVYEKWFGIENMLVLWPIPAMTAALFFILHRTLRRLPVRLADNNQYGEWVPFVTTVGIFLLAFHGLAYSLFPYLVLDRLTIWEAASAPASLMFMFVGTAIVLPVIIAYSVFSYRVFSGKAQALEYE
- a CDS encoding GbsR/MarR family transcriptional regulator; the encoded protein is MTPTRYQQAFILHFGEMGSRWGINRTVGQIYALLYVSESPLNADDITGALGMSRSNVSMGLKELQSWRLVRLRHLPGDRREYFSAPEDIWQILQTLVEERRKREIDPTMSMLRDALMESTVKPSDEYARHRMQDMLDLMELVTGWMNELSDLDRATVVKLMKLGGGVKKLVGVRAKPAASAAS